The Limnochorda sp. LNt genome includes a region encoding these proteins:
- a CDS encoding sugar-binding transcriptional regulator: MGQPLSVILKVAPELSEVIERRYIVLRNVAFLQPVGRRGLAARLHWPERMVRNEVDFLRHQGFLDLAADGMRVSEAGQRLLNDLKDLVRELRGLADVEQRLARRLGLQRVIVVPGDADVDDTSKKEIARATARFLKEVLREGQVLAVTGGSTLAEVALSLPEESVPLGITVVPGRGGLGEDVELQANTIAAEIARRLRANYRLLHVPDDLPEEAVETVASQPQVREILDLIRRADIVLHGVGTAEEMARRRRLGPAETARLRERGAVGEAFGYYFNRQGQPVYQTASFGLRVEDLAHCGQVVVVGGGRSKAEAALAVISTGYQDVLITDEGLAWRVLELTEGPRSEEMAAATSASR; this comes from the coding sequence ATGGGACAACCACTTTCGGTCATCCTCAAGGTCGCGCCGGAGCTGTCGGAGGTCATCGAGCGCCGTTACATCGTCTTGCGCAACGTGGCGTTTTTGCAGCCGGTCGGTCGGCGGGGGCTCGCGGCCCGGCTCCACTGGCCCGAGCGCATGGTACGCAACGAGGTCGACTTCCTGCGCCATCAGGGCTTCCTGGATCTGGCCGCCGACGGGATGCGGGTGAGCGAGGCCGGGCAGCGCTTGCTCAACGATCTCAAGGATCTGGTGCGAGAGCTCCGAGGCCTGGCCGACGTCGAGCAGCGCCTGGCCCGCCGGCTGGGGCTGCAGCGGGTCATCGTGGTGCCGGGTGACGCTGACGTCGATGATACCTCCAAGAAGGAGATCGCCCGGGCCACGGCCCGTTTCCTCAAGGAGGTGCTGCGGGAGGGGCAGGTGCTGGCGGTGACGGGCGGCAGCACCCTGGCCGAGGTGGCGCTGAGCCTTCCCGAGGAGAGCGTGCCGCTGGGCATCACGGTGGTGCCGGGGCGGGGCGGATTGGGCGAGGACGTGGAGCTGCAGGCCAACACCATCGCCGCCGAGATCGCCCGGCGCCTGCGGGCAAACTACCGGCTGCTGCACGTCCCCGACGATCTGCCCGAGGAGGCGGTGGAGACGGTCGCCTCCCAGCCGCAGGTGCGGGAGATCCTGGATCTCATCCGGCGGGCCGACATCGTCCTGCACGGCGTCGGCACGGCCGAGGAGATGGCCCGGCGGCGCCGGCTGGGGCCGGCCGAGACGGCCCGGTTGCGGGAGCGGGGGGCGGTGGGCGAGGCCTTCGGCTACTACTTCAACCGGCAGGGCCAGCCGGTCTACCAGACCGCCAGCTTCGGCTTGAGGGTGGAGGACCTGGCCCACTGCGGCCAGGTGGTGGTGGTCGGTGGCGGCCGGAGCAAGGCCGAGGCGGCCCTGGCCGTCATCTCGACGGGGTACCAGGACGTGCTCATCACCGACGAGGGCCTGGCCTGGCGGGTGCTGGAGCTGACGGAGG